In Aegilops tauschii subsp. strangulata cultivar AL8/78 chromosome 3, Aet v6.0, whole genome shotgun sequence, one genomic interval encodes:
- the LOC120962046 gene encoding uncharacterized protein: MFLCMDNFCLTLQEDKLKKPLSDVESWKLARERSDLKDGESQYYGKTEEHLESYTQNYQKLHPDVPVSEVAQSQMDDTAVVAIQGKSHGRYPSFDGLITPSISYTRLRATNPSQLESTGHSQPPLARQHAAYKSFVEHRNLEVREYLQRVKANDDYNRRMMTAMLASWSNRTDPPQMGPPPPPAGEPPHVPTFDEWVALGSDSPGTGGSTPAPSTPVTPIWQSDGGRDGSFGGGGLGGGGFGGGGFGGGGLA; the protein is encoded by the exons ATGTTCTTATGTATGGATAACTTCTGTTTGACGTTGCAGGAGGATAAGTTGAAGAAGCCGCTCTCAGACGTTGAGTCGTGGAAACTGGCCCGCGAGCGGAGTGATCTCAAGGACGGCGAGAGCCAGTACTACGGCAAGACCGAGGAGCACCTGGAGTCTTACACTCAGAACTATCAGAAGTTGCATCCGGATGTTCCTGTTTCTGAGGTCGCCCAGTCTCAGATGGACGACACGGCGGTGGTGGCCATCCAGGGGAAGTCACATGGCAGGTATCCGTCTTTCGATGGCTTGATCACTCCTTCGATCTCGTACACAAGGCTTCGGGCTACCAACCCGAGCCAGTTAGAGAGTACGGGGCATTCGCAGCCTCCCTTAGCCCGCCAGCATGCT GCATATAAGTCCTTTGTTGAGCATAGGAATCTCGAGGTGCGGGAGTACTTGCAACGAGTGAAGGCAAACGATGATTACAACCGTCGGATGATGACG GCTATGTTGGCGTCTTGGAGTAACCGCACGGATCCACCACAAATGGGACCCCCACCACCACCTGCGGGAGAACCCCCACACGTGCCCACGTTCGATGAATGGGTGGCACTAGGCAGTGATAGTCCG GGGACCGGCGGCTCGACTCCTGCTCCGTCGACCCCAGTCACTCCGATCTGGCAGAGTGATGGTGGTCGCGATGGCAGTTTTGGCGGAGGTGGTCTTGGCGGTGGTGGTTTTGGCGGTGGTGGTTTTGGCGGCGGTGGTCTTGCTTGA